tcttaacagcttctacccccaagccataagactgctgaacagctaatcaaatggctaccaggactatttgcattgaccccccccttttttttacgctcctgctactctctgtttataatctatgcatagtcactttacccctacctacatgtacatattacctcgactaacctgtaccccccgcaCATtcacttggtactggtaccccctgtatatagcctaattattgttgctcttttattttttttaccgtATTTAGtcatttttcttaactgcattgttggttaagggcttgtaagtaagcatttcacggtgttgtattcggcgcatgtgacaaatacaatttgatttgaagagtgCACGGCACCGCCTATTCCCCCTCGGActgatttggcataggtcctcagatcctcaaataaGTTCATTGCACCCACACTTCTCGCGCATAAACGAGCGTCTGCAtagccataaatgtttaatgcttttcgacctgtacCCAAATTCATATAGTTGGGTCAGTTGgctttgatatttcaacctgggTGTTCTGATCGcttctggtgtgggtggacaaaatcaacatgggCACGGTTGCGCACGCACCCGAGGGGTCTGGCCAGTTTGTAAGGGTTTTAATGAGGTGCTCTTCCCGTTACTAAACTTAAACCCTGTAATGGTCATATCCTGATTCCTCTTCCATATTATTTTGATTACCCTTATAGGAGACCACTGCAGCACCAGCGCTGCAGCATTTCTCATACTGCTTACTGGCAACACAGGCCTTTTAATTTCACCTGAGCCAATCAATACTATAGGCAGTGGCTCCTTACGTGCAACCTGTTCTGCTTGAATCAGACTCATCTCCAGGAGTTTTGGGACAACATGCTGATGAGcacattttaaaataatgttgCTATGTCTTATTTCACTAAATGTTTTGAATGTGTATGTTTTGGGAGGTTATCATCTGATCATAATACCTTAATTTATATGCTTGCTATCAAAGTTCAGTGGCGCAACATGGCTGGTTTTATACAGCACCTGGACTCGGGACTAGACGATACACTttaattagtatgatatgtttcaTTTTGTATGGTATTTGTGGATGCCCATCATCCATTTTTGTATGCTATGTTATGAATTataattcgtatgatatgttcttattttaaaaaattgcaaTCATACAATGTTCTATGAATTTGCTAAACATATGATGTGTTATGAATTCCAATGTGTTGTTGTTAATGTTAgttaggtggctaacattagatagggttaggggtaaggctAGCTAAGTTGCACAGtatctaaaaagtagtaagtagttgctaattagctataaTGCTAAAAATTGTGCATGGTGAGATTCCAAcaagcaacctttgggttgctagacgtttgtTATACACCCACCTATCCACCCCAACCAACcgaagtaaccttctgtcttatgtaactataccaaacgtaacatatcatactaatttaagTGTCTCAGATTTCCATTTACTACGGTATGtctagtctgagaccaggctggttCTGATGAAGGATCTTTGATCCTTTGCAATGCCTTGCTGCTGAGTTGCAGTTACCCCTGTATGTCAGCAGATGGCAGCAAGAGCTCAGCATACACACTGCCTTGCTGAATTAATTAATGATGGccaaaagaggtgtgtgtgtctgtgcgaagTTGGGGCGAGGGGGACATAAACCATGAACGAGGCTGTCTAATGCTGCTATACGTCAGTCTAAATGATCCCATCCTAAATGTATTGTTGTGTCATTCCAAGCACTTTCAAAAACCCATTGAATAGCTTGTCTGGAAAAATAAATGACAATGGCAATAACAGAACTGCAGAGATGAAGAATACAGACAGGGTATTGGGTTTGGCTCTGCATGAGAtgaacattgtaaaaaaaaaaaaatgtaaaaaaaagctTGACTTGTCCATGACTCACTGCATATTCATCAAAATGTCATATGTCCCATCACTTCGGTGCCCCAAATACTGCTGAATCAGCCTTCAGAACTGCACTTGCAGGGAGGTAACGTTTAGTTTCAAAATGTTTTCCCATAAACCTTATTCAGTCACCTTTTGAATCACAATATTTGTATGCGATAGTCGATGAATTTGTAGAGCATACTGTACGCGTGTGAGTGTCAGCATAAAAGTGTgtctatatataatatatattcctGTATGTGTTCGCACGTGCGCATATtgatgtgcgtgtgtttgtgagtgatggagagtgagggagtctTTCACAGCTCACTGCACAGCTAGATTGCCTGCAGAAGAGGTGACAGCAATGAGAGAAAAATGAGAGAGGCAGAGCCAGAAGAGAAGAGGGCAACACCCTAAGAAGGGGTAAGTATGGGAGGAAAGATATGTGATATGTATACCTCGTTTTCGACAGAGACACAGTATGTGTTAGAAAAACACAACAGCAATTGTGAAATTACATGGCATTTGATGTGGTGCTATCTAATGACATGAAGCAAACACATGAATCACtgagagaggaggacggagggtgAATAGAGGATTTTGAAAGAGTGGCGCTTTCAGGGTAGGGGGAGGGACTCTAAAGGCTAATGACAAAGGGGTAGAGGGGAGGTCAGCCTGAGAGCTGGGGAGAggaacaacaacatggtaggTTGTGGGTAGGGGACAAGGGTGGGGGCGGGGGTGGAGAGTCAGTTTGTGTGGCGGAGGCATCGATTGATTTATTCCGGTTGTATCGATCAACCGACAGCCCTGTCCCGTGAAGGAAAGCATGAGGATTAAGGCACTGGCTTGTGTAATGAATGAGGTTCctggagtggggagagaggggctggcACTAAATCAGTGTGGTGTTGAGCATCCACATGGGCCCAAGACACATGAACGAGGTacaacaaggtgtgtgtgtgtgtgtgcttaggcAGTAGCAATGAGCTGTCTAAATTAGTGTGCAGTCAGAGCAGGCAACAACAGTTGCTTCCCAATGAGTCAGTCCCCATGCAGAGACTGCCTGCTTGTGCCGGGTGGCCTTAACCCACAATAGAGATAAACACAGAGCTGTTTGCATGCTTATTATGACAATCACATTTGATGCGGTTGAGAACTTGTGCCTGCGCTTCATTTCTCCTAACTGGACTTCTTTACACCTAATTGGCTGCATTGTATCTAAGAATCAAACATAATTATATATCTTAATTCAATCCACAATGACTATCGTAATATGATTTGGAATGTAATTAGTCGGTGGGTTCCGTTACTTTTTACTTTTCCAGGGCTATGGCTCGAAGTCGAGTCCATTGGGCTTTGAGCAGAATGAAATtggattgactgattgattttaTGTATGTCAAATgaaggacacacagacagaagttcCACGCAGagcaagagagggaaagaggaggggaatCACGGATGGATGAAGCAGAGGCAGTGGATTAGGGTGGTGGGgtatagaaagagacagagacaaatggAGTGTGAGAGACACGGGGGAAAGAAACTCCGACTCATGCCTGCTGACCTCACCTCTACTCTCAGATAATCAATACATGGGGGATTGGTGGGGGGCTGTTTGTGTCACTCCCAATAAAGATCGTAAATACAGTGACATTGTGCTCGCCTGTCTCACCCCCCTCCAACCTCGTGACATGTTTCTATTTAACATGGTATCCTGGTAATCCTATGAAAGACAAAAGGCCTGGAGCACTTAGTCTGTCCTCtagaggaggggggatgggggACAAATGATTGTTTCCCCGGGCCAACACGTCTGTTTCCTTCCTTTCCAGTCAAGTGTGTTCATCAAAATGGACTAAATCTACAGGAATGCATACAGTATATGCCAGCGTACATCTCTGCCTGAGATGATAAAATACAAAATGGTTACTTCCTCCTTCGGACAGTTAAGCACAGAACTGAGAGGAAAGAGGCATTTATTTTCTGAGCTAAATTAGTTCCTTGGAAGGTGCCTAACTGTTCTTAGCAGCTTGTCCCAGCAGACtaattcaactgttctgcctgcggctatggaatcttgacctgttcaccggacgtgctacctgtcccagacctgctgttttcaactctctagagacagcaggagtggtagggatactcttaatgatcggctatgaaaagccaactgacatttactcctgaggtgctgacttgctgcaccctcgacaactactgtgattattattatttgaccatgctggtcatttatgaacatttgaacatcttggccatgttctgttataatctccacccggcacagccagaagaggactggccacccctcatagcctggttcctctctaggttttggcctttctagggagtttttcctagccaccatgcttctacacctgcattgcttgctgtttggggttttaggctgggtttctgtacagcactttgagatatcagctgatgtatgaagggctatataattacatttgatttgattcccttGTTTGTCACGTTCTTATAGTCAGCAGAATTGCTGTGATAATGTCCCTTCAGTATTAGGGAGTCCAGTAGCATGAGACGTAGTTTCAAAATGCTCATAAACAGGCCAGGGAGAACAGGTTAACGTCTGTTATAGGAGCTGCGTGTGTTTGAACAGAGGAAATCAAGAACAGAGGACCATGAGTAATGGTAATCATTGTGGGTCTAtcagctgtatgtgtgtgtgtgtgtgtgtgtgtggtgtgtatttgCCTGTGGGATATGAGGGGGCAGAAGCAGTGGAAATCAAAACATCTATACCACAGCTAACAGAGCTGCTTGGCTTCTGTTGAGAACAACTGTGTTAGGTAGACAACTTTaatgaggaacacacacacacacacacacacaaacaaaaactgGGCTCTGGACTCCACAAGGCTTTGCACGTCTCCTTTATTCACATAGAAAAGAGACATCTTTATACAAAATAGTTCATTGTTCCTCAATTTAACACAGAGTCCAACAAAGGAGGATGTTTTCAAAAGCAGCAACCTACAAAAAGTACACAGGGAAAATATGGAAGGGCAGACCAAAAGAAAACAACAGAAAGCACACTACTGATAACAGTCAAATAATTCCTTGCTCGGATTCTTAAACCATCAAACCACGGACCCTTGGGTTTGTTGGCGCCTGAAACCTGGATCCACTCAGCATACCAAAGGCTATCCACCTCCTGTGTGGGTTGGGTGATGGGCACTCCACGAAGGGAAGGGGCATGAAGAGGGCGCGCTGAATGTGGATTTAAATGTGCAATAAAAGGATGataatgatgattatgatgaGAGCACCATTTCACCCGGAAAGCTTAAAAAAAGTGTGCTGGGTGACGACTCCCAAGCTGACTCCGTTTGCGCTCTCTGTTATTGTGCGGTTCGCATCGGTCTGAGCACAGACAGCAGAAGTATATTCTCTTGACAGAAACACCGACTCGGCAAACAAGGTGAGGAGACGTCTGTGTTAATGGGCTGCAGGTGGAACAACTGCTCCTCTGATTCTTCAGGAGCCACacgatctgacacacacacacacacacatacagtacacaaatacacacatacagtacacaaacacacacatacagtacacacacacacacacacatacagtacacacacacacacacatacagtgtacacacacacacgcataaagtgtacacacacacacatacagtgtacacacacacacacacacacacaccaactgctgGTCCAGTCAGCAGGAGCAGTAAAATATGCAGATGGTCAAAATAACTAAACAAAATGACCGCAAGTGCTGCCTGCTCTTACGGCGATGCACACAATCTGCATACCTACTAAGGttctgtgtagctcagttggtagggcatggtgcttgcaacaccatggttgtgggtttgattcccacaggggaccaatatgaaaatgtataaaaGTGTCGGCTGAAATGGTACTTTCTCGCTCTCAATTTTGCCCAAACATACACATCTAGGCATGCAAGCTCAACTAGGAACAATAATTGCACACCAAAGAAATGCAATGTGTTTTATAGGAGAGTGGTGGAGTAATAGAGGCGACGGGGAATGAACAGTGAAATATGCCTGGTTTCTGTATGTAAGCTGTGATATGATTCTTCCCCTCACTAATAACCCAATGTGTGGCTACTTTCAGATAAGGAAAACAATATTTTAACAGTTCTTTGTACTCTTGCATGAGGTGAAATGGTGACATTGTTGCTGTAATGTGATCGATTTATACTTAAATTGTGACCCCTCTGTAAGAATGGATCTCTAAGCAGGTGTGCACTTAACAGGGACACTACCACAAAAAATTgtacacttttttttaaaaggcTCAGTATTTTAGTTTTTCCTGTAGAGACAGGTGTGGATGATATCGCAAAGTGGAACTGAGTGATTGTCATGTTAACAGCATAAAATGAATAACATTAAATTGCtctaatttctatcaacatttTCCAAAATATAAACCTGCCGCCAACAGTGTTGGTTGTTCCAGTTTCACATtttgtatttaaaataaaatgaacACTCCTCAGACATATTGTCTGATAGTCGGCCTACTATGAAATCCTATCAGACAGAACAGCCAAGGAAGCACGATTCGTTTCCACCTTGGAAACCGTAAAGTGATTAACAAGCAATGGAAAATATTACAGCAATGTGGAGTAGCAGGCTATGACAAATAGGTTTATGCACGGATGAACTCCGTCGTTCCAGAGGCATCATTTCTGTGCCGTCTTCTGCATCTGAATCTGTCTCTCGCCtttcctctgtgtctctcaaGGTCTAtttctctgccctcctccctccctgttacGTTGCTGTAAGTGCTGATTCATTTACATTTGTAGTGCTACTTGGAAGGAGAAGTGGACTGAGTTGAGGACTATCACTAGTGCCTACACAAAGTAAAATAGAACTCACCCCACTGTTCGTCTCACCCCCACCTCAGATCCTccacctccctcaccccctcccacaGTGCAGGTCCACAGTGTTACGGTTTTGATCATCTACCTGATATATCTCGCTGTTTACAACACTCATTTTCCCGATTCCCGTTTACATGAATGCTGTGTCTGTCCACAGGATGTTCCACAGAAGTCCTCTGTCCTGTTGGGAATCGGGCCCACTGGGGAACAACACAGAATGCCATCTAGTGAGGGAGGCTCCCCTTCTCACCCGAATACCACCACCTTCTAAGGTAACTGGATAAGTACACAGGCACAAGAGGGAGAATGGAGGTTGGACTCTTATGTCTCAAAGGAGTGATTTGTCagtcttgggggggggctcttATTAACCAACTTCTGCATTGTAATCGGACAATGTCTCTTTTGCTGCAGATAGTTTCATTAAAAAGGTGTACATAAACATTCAAGCTGGTGCAGTCAAGAACATTTTAACCATCAGTTGGACCTCAAGAGTTGTTTTGTATCTTCTTCTTGTTCAAAAAAGAAAGGAGTAACTTCCCAATCACAAAAGTCCAGGTCCAGTGTgagtccccccccaaaaaaatcccaAAAAACAAAACCAATAAATAAGGGTAGCAGTGAGGGACTGATCAAAGAAACACGCAGGGAACAATGACTTCTCCAAACACAGTCCAGTGGATGTCTATCTAAGTAAAGTGTCCACAAGCCTGGGCTACAATTGAATTCAATGCATTGTTCCGTTAACTTGCGAAAGTCATCCAAGGATATCATCAAGGACCCTCACCCCTGACAAGACCCTCACCCCTGACAAGACCCTCAACCCTGACAAGACCCTCACCCCTGACAAGACCCTCACCCGGTGGAACCACTGGACCAGGCCACAACTAGTCTGCTTTAAGACAAGCGGTTATGTGGGCTGTTTGAAAGAGAACTATTCACAGCTTTTACAGAGCCCTGTCTTCAGGTAACTGATAGGACACACTGGGTGCCACAGGATAGTTGAGGCATTTTAAACGGACGAGACAAGAGGGCAAAATATGGCCAGTGGGCAAGTGATGCGTATCTAAGAAGTTTGTCTCTCTGACCCTTTTCAGGACTTTTGAAGTTTCCATCTTGGTGTGGCTTGCCAAACGTAAGACCTGGAATGGAACTGAACTGTAAGTGACAATATCCTGCAGTCTCAACACAGAGGGCACATTCTTCTGACTTGTCTCactgagagagggagcagtgaagGAAAACATCCACTGATCATTACTAAGTGTGTGAAGAAGCAGTCCGTGTGAACACCTGGAATGGGCCGTTCGTTCGCTCCTGCTGCTTGTGTACCAGCTAGCTGTTTCCTGCAGGCCCGCCAGCCAATTATTCAAATAGTGTCAGTGCAGTGAACCGCTGGCTTAGTTGGAATGGGAGACTAGAAGAGGAAGGCACGAAGTGGCTCTTCAGAAGAACCCATGCGGACAAAATACAGTATCCATACAGTACATCTAGAACAGTGTGGAACGGGCCAGGTCGATCACGTGTAACAGTAGTCTATATCTGGGATCCCTCTTTCTCTATAGCCACGGTTGGTGCCATACCCTGCATTGGACACTTGGTGGGCACCTTTGTAGAGGCCGGTGCCATTGGAGGGGAATATAGTGTGGATTATGTAATCCTCCCGGAGGGGCTTGGGCGGCTGGTGGGTAACCATGGGCGTCATCTGGAACCCTGGGCCTCGGATCTCCAGGATGGTGGTGTCCTTCTTTGTGCCTGACTCAATGTAGTCATCGTAGTGCTTGCTCTTCCTGGAGCTGCCACGGCTGTATTGATCACGAGAAGACAGGCGTCCGGCCCGATGCCCGTACCAGCAGAAGATGGCAAATATGAGGGCCAGAGAAACGATGACAGTAGCTCCTCCAATGATCCCAGCCAGAGGCAGAGTAGCCATGTGTTCCGGGTCCTGGTTGTCCTCCTGGCCCACATCTGGCTGACTGGGGTCTGACGTCTCAGCTTTAGCGCACACTGGAGCTTCATCTGAGTCAGTATCTCCGCCTGCCATGGCTCCTTTACCCCCGGAGCTGGCCGCCAGGGGCACCATGCAGATGATGTAGCTGGAGCGGGGTTGCAGGGAGGTGAGCAGGTACTCTCTGCGGTCTCCTCTCACCAGGGTCTCTGTGATGGAGCCCATGGCAGCGCTGGTGCCCAGCCGCAGCCAGCTGAGTCTGAAGGAGGAGGTGGGCTGGGCCACGCTCCAGGTGACACGAATGCTGTCGTGGGCCAGGGGCTTGACATTCAGGGCCAGGCTCTTACCAACTCCACTGCTACCCAGGGTGTAGTCTAGACCAGAGTCTGGTAGCCCCAGGCCGGGCCGCTTGGAGCGCAGGGTGAAGAGGGAGCCCTGTGGAGGGGAAAGGGTGGTGGAGCTAGCGGCAACTCCTCCTACCCCACCCactctgtctctggtcccactGCCTGTGGCTCCAGCCCCGGCCCCGGCAGGCACTACCCCTGTGACTTCACACTCCTCCATCTGGCTGGTCAGGTCCTTGAGGGTCATGTCTCTAACCTTTTCGGGCGCCTGGCAGATGAGGCCCCTCACCGTGATGGAGTTACCCCTAGCGTGCAGCCAGTCATGTAGCCAGCGCAGGTTACAGCCACAGTGCCAGGGATTCCCCCGCGCCAGCAGTTGTCCCAGGCTATCCAGGTCTTTGAACAGGCCCCGAGGCAGGGTGGTCAGGTTGTTGCCAGACAGGTCTAGTCTTTGGAGCCTCCTCATGCCGTCCAAGGAGCCACGGGGCATGTGGATCAGAGCATTGTCCTGCAGGGAGAGACGTTGCAAGTGGGCGCTGGGCAGGTTGAGTGGCGGTGTCAGGAGGGAGTTACGCACCAGCGAAAGCTCCGTCAGGTTGGAGAGGCGGGAGAAGGTGTCGTCTGCGATGCGCTGATTGGCCAGGAGGTTTCCGTCCAGGACGAGGCGTCGCAGGGAGGAGAGGCCGCGGAAGGCGTGGGTGGGGATGGTGGAGATGCGGTTGTCGTCCAGCCTCAGCTCCTCCAGAGAGGCCGGGAGCCCAGAGGGGATGCTGGACAGGTGGTTGCGAGACAGGAAGAGCAGACGCAGCCGCGGGTTGTCAATGAAGGCCTTGTCTTCGATGCTGACGGTGGAGACAGAGTTGTCGTCCAGGTGCAGCTTCTCCAGTAGAGGCATGCGGGCCAAGGTGGCGCGGGGAAGCGTACGGATGTTGTTATCCTGCAGGTGCAGCTCCCGGAGGGAAGGGGGCAGGTGCATGGGGAAGTCATCCAGCTCGTTATCGTACAGGTAGACCACTCGGACGGTTAGGTGTCGCTCCAGGGAGGTGGGGAGCCCGGCGTTGTCTATGTGGTTGTTCTGAAGGTAGAGCACAGTGGCagaggggggcagaggggggATAGAGCTCAGGCCACGGTCGTTGCAGTAGATGAAGTCCTCATCACATCGGCACACTGAGGGGCACACcaagtcttcctcctcctcgtacCCTGTGGCTGCAGCAAACTCCAGCACCTCGGCCAACAGAGTCAGGCAGAGCATCAGCAGGAACAGCCAATCACGCAGCTCGGCCACTCCCTCCGGCGCCATGGTGCTGATGATCGACTTCCCTTCCTCTCGGTCTCAACGTCTTAGCTCCTTGAATCTAATGATGAGCTCAAATCAGGCCAGCTCCTTCAGCCCTGGAAAGAATGAAAAGGAGACAGGTTTTAGTTAACAATCCGCTCAAGTGACCAGATTACTAAGAAGGTTTCATTGAAATTCCAAAATCACTTCAAATTGCCAGGATATAACAAGCTTGACAATGTACCCTTATTTAATTCTGCCTAAACCATATCCAACAAATGATTCATGGTCACATGGAAATTGAACTGCTACAGTATTATAATCCCTTTTAATATCTCGACTTCAATCCCCTTGTCATGGTGAAGTGG
Above is a window of Oncorhynchus tshawytscha isolate Ot180627B linkage group LG30, Otsh_v2.0, whole genome shotgun sequence DNA encoding:
- the LOC112228836 gene encoding leucine-rich repeat transmembrane protein FLRT1-like codes for the protein MAPEGVAELRDWLFLLMLCLTLLAEVLEFAAATGYEEEEDLVCPSVCRCDEDFIYCNDRGLSSIPPLPPSATVLYLQNNHIDNAGLPTSLERHLTVRVVYLYDNELDDFPMHLPPSLRELHLQDNNIRTLPRATLARMPLLEKLHLDDNSVSTVSIEDKAFIDNPRLRLLFLSRNHLSSIPSGLPASLEELRLDDNRISTIPTHAFRGLSSLRRLVLDGNLLANQRIADDTFSRLSNLTELSLVRNSLLTPPLNLPSAHLQRLSLQDNALIHMPRGSLDGMRRLQRLDLSGNNLTTLPRGLFKDLDSLGQLLARGNPWHCGCNLRWLHDWLHARGNSITVRGLICQAPEKVRDMTLKDLTSQMEECEVTGVVPAGAGAGATGSGTRDRVGGVGGVAASSTTLSPPQGSLFTLRSKRPGLGLPDSGLDYTLGSSGVGKSLALNVKPLAHDSIRVTWSVAQPTSSFRLSWLRLGTSAAMGSITETLVRGDRREYLLTSLQPRSSYIICMVPLAASSGGKGAMAGGDTDSDEAPVCAKAETSDPSQPDVGQEDNQDPEHMATLPLAGIIGGATVIVSLALIFAIFCWYGHRAGRLSSRDQYSRGSSRKSKHYDDYIESGTKKDTTILEIRGPGFQMTPMVTHQPPKPLREDYIIHTIFPSNGTGLYKGAHQVSNAGYGTNRGYRERGIPDIDYCYT